The following are from one region of the Salvia hispanica cultivar TCC Black 2014 chromosome 1, UniMelb_Shisp_WGS_1.0, whole genome shotgun sequence genome:
- the LOC125202731 gene encoding protein E6-like: MASPAMKLSIFLLLALFSSLPTHARDSQLFNKIPSTTTTTTTNTNNDNVVVPTNQQDPNFLPENENSYGLYSQETGQNPPSTAAEYKQPLNKYLPKNYNPVAYVTQPESEEERTFTTNPNNNNNNDNEEENRNSYYSGEENYYNNQQQLDEAEFRSYPTTTTTTNRDNGVANYYLGSSFNSGPAFRNTFQPQGMSDTRHLEGGKYFYDVNSEKYSSNHPYETLKAARPQNDFTNTNFYGNNAYEEHFQDEENMP; the protein is encoded by the coding sequence ATGGCTTCCCCTGCCATGAAGCTCTCcatcttcctcctcctcgccCTCTTCTCCTCTCTCCCCACTCATGCAAGAGACAGCCAGTTGTTCAACAAAATCCCTagcaccaccaccaccaccaccaccaacacCAACAACGACAATGTTGTTGTCCCAACCAATCAACAAGACCCCAATTTCCTCCCCGAAAACGAGAACAGCTACGGCCTCTACAGCCAGGAGACCGGCCAAAACCCCCCTTCCACCGCAGCCGAATACAAACAACCCCTCAACAAATACCTCCCCAAGAACTACAACCCTGTCGCCTACGTCACCCAGCCCGAATCCGAAGAGGAGAGAACCTTCACCACCAACcccaacaacaacaacaacaatgaCAATGAGGAGGAGAACAGGAACAGTTACTACAGTGGGGAGGAGAATTACTACAACAACCAGCAGCAGCTAGACGAAGCCGAGTTCAGAAGCTaccccaccaccaccaccaccaccaacagAGACAACGGCGTTGCCAACTACTATTTAGGCAGTAGCTTCAACAGCGGCCCAGCCTTCCGCAACACGTTCCAGCCGCAGGGAATGAGCGACACGCGCCACTTGGAAGGAGGGAAATATTTCTACGATGTTAACTCGGAGAAGTACAGCAGCAATCACCCTTATGAAACCTTGAAGGCCGCTCGCCCGCAGAATGATTTCACCAACACAAACTTCTATGGAAACAATGCCTATGAAGAACACTTCCAGGATGAGGAAAACATGCCTTGA
- the LOC125210859 gene encoding protein NUCLEAR FUSION DEFECTIVE 6, mitochondrial-like isoform X4, whose protein sequence is MASFAARSILRSARCPAARISVGVKPRASPSPFRLPSQNPLSARIFRSPVEMSSVAVASMLPYHTATASALLTSMLSVAPRTHAWTIEDG, encoded by the exons ATGGCCTCCTTCGCTGCTAGATCTATCTTGCGCTCCGCCCGATGCCCCGCCGCCAGAATCTCCGTCGGCGTCAAGCCGAGGGCTTCTCCTTCTCCATTTCGTCTCCCATCCCAAAATCCCCTCTCCGCTCGCATTTTCAG GTCACCCGTGGAGATGAGCAGTGTTGCCGTGGCTTCGATGTTGCCCTACCACACCGCCACTGCCTCAGCTCTGCTTACCTCCATGCTTTCCGTCGCTCCGCGTACCCACGCTTGGACTATCGAGG ATGGATGA
- the LOC125210859 gene encoding protein NUCLEAR FUSION DEFECTIVE 6, mitochondrial-like isoform X1, whose protein sequence is MASFAARSILRSARCPAARISVGVKPRASPSPFRLPSQNPLSARIFRSPVEMSSVAVASMLPYHTATASALLTSMLSVAPRTHAWTIEDSSIWILKLPSDVWYSGM, encoded by the exons ATGGCCTCCTTCGCTGCTAGATCTATCTTGCGCTCCGCCCGATGCCCCGCCGCCAGAATCTCCGTCGGCGTCAAGCCGAGGGCTTCTCCTTCTCCATTTCGTCTCCCATCCCAAAATCCCCTCTCCGCTCGCATTTTCAG GTCACCCGTGGAGATGAGCAGTGTTGCCGTGGCTTCGATGTTGCCCTACCACACCGCCACTGCCTCAGCTCTGCTTACCTCCATGCTTTCCGTCGCTCCGCGTACCCACGCTTGGACTATCGAGG attCTTCCATTTGGATACTCAAATTACCTTCTGATGTTTGGTATTCAGGAATGTGA
- the LOC125210859 gene encoding protein NUCLEAR FUSION DEFECTIVE 6, mitochondrial-like isoform X2: MASFAARSILRSARCPAARISVGVKPRASPSPFRLPSQNPLSARIFRSPVEMSSVAVASMLPYHTATASALLTSMLSVAPRTHAWTIEACIEGV, from the exons ATGGCCTCCTTCGCTGCTAGATCTATCTTGCGCTCCGCCCGATGCCCCGCCGCCAGAATCTCCGTCGGCGTCAAGCCGAGGGCTTCTCCTTCTCCATTTCGTCTCCCATCCCAAAATCCCCTCTCCGCTCGCATTTTCAG GTCACCCGTGGAGATGAGCAGTGTTGCCGTGGCTTCGATGTTGCCCTACCACACCGCCACTGCCTCAGCTCTGCTTACCTCCATGCTTTCCGTCGCTCCGCGTACCCACGCTTGGACTATCGAGG CTTGCATCGAGGGGGTATGA
- the LOC125210859 gene encoding protein NUCLEAR FUSION DEFECTIVE 6, mitochondrial-like isoform X3 — MASFAARSILRSARCPAARISVGVKPRASPSPFRLPSQNPLSARIFRSPVEMSSVAVASMLPYHTATASALLTSMLSVAPRTHAWTIEGL, encoded by the exons ATGGCCTCCTTCGCTGCTAGATCTATCTTGCGCTCCGCCCGATGCCCCGCCGCCAGAATCTCCGTCGGCGTCAAGCCGAGGGCTTCTCCTTCTCCATTTCGTCTCCCATCCCAAAATCCCCTCTCCGCTCGCATTTTCAG GTCACCCGTGGAGATGAGCAGTGTTGCCGTGGCTTCGATGTTGCCCTACCACACCGCCACTGCCTCAGCTCTGCTTACCTCCATGCTTTCCGTCGCTCCGCGTACCCACGCTTGGACTATCGAGG gATTGTGA
- the LOC125210849 gene encoding uncharacterized protein At4g28440-like has protein sequence MATKSASSTTAQKKTELRKPVFVKVESLKPGTNGHTLTVKVVTAETVLNKKPRNPTFRGAQNQNTKIAECLVGDDTGTILFTARNDQVEMMKPGSTVVLRNAKIDMFKGSMRLAVDKWGRIEVAEPEKFVVKEDNNLSLVEYELVNVVEES, from the exons ATGGCAACCAAATCCGCATCATCGACAACGGCGCAGAAGAAGACGGAGTTGCGGAAGCCGGTATTCGTGAAAGTCGAGAGCTTGAAGCCGGGTACGAATGGGCACACGCTGACAGTGAAAGTAGTGACTGCCGAGACCGTTCTCAACAAGAAGCCACGCAATCCGACATTTCGCGGAGCTCAAAATCAGAACACGAAAATCGCCGAGTGTCTGGTTGGCGATGACACCGGAACGATCCTCTTCACCGCCCGCAACGACCAGG TTGAGATGATGAAGCCAGGTAGCACAGTGGTACTCCGAAATGCAAAAATCGACATGTTCAAGGGATCAATGAGGCTGGCTGTGGACAAGTGGGGCCGCATTGAGGTAGCTGAACCAGAAAAGTTTGTGGTCAAAGAGGACAACAACTTGTCGCTTGTGGAGTATGAGTTGGTTAATGTTGTTGAAGAGTCTTGA
- the LOC125210839 gene encoding MACPF domain-containing protein NSL1-like has protein sequence MAYNPTSNVRMDAQAAAEKAVSVIGFGYDLTSDLRLSACKHGPSGSGLIELDRTRTKDLVVPGNVVVSAAPSSIKCDKGERTRFSSDALTFNQMSAHFNQELSLSGKIPSGLFNTMFGFKGCWQNDASTTKILAFDGWFIGLYTIELERSQLSLCDSVKKEVPSTWDPVALAEFIDKYGTHVVVGVKMGGKDVIHIKQLQNSNLQPAEVQKLLKQLADERFREDGDKNSAANSDISSRKPKVEQSIVWDLQLPFASTVRPPVVSHSKNEDLLSIHVGRGGLDISQSHNQWLSTVSQYPNVISMSFVPIVSLLSGVRGSGFLSHAINLYLRYKPPQEELAQFLEYQLPRQWAPAYNDLPLGPRRKKKSSPALQFSLLGPKLYVNIVKVDTGSRPVTGIRLYLEGKRSDHLAIHLQHLSTLPDSLQLSPDHSYEPDDESLHRGYFEPVKWSIFSHICTAPVEYLGARIDDSASIVTRAWFEVKGIGMKKVLFMRLGFSMVASAVIRRSEWDGPTATSKKSGLISMLMTTPFSTALNQPQKLPPKVDLNSAVYPVGPPSPARAPKMAHFVDTKEMVRGPEDTPGYWVVTGAKLCVENGMIRIKVKYSLLTIVSDDSLLI, from the exons ATGGCGTACAATCCGACCAGCAATGTTCGGATGGACGCgcaggcggcggcggagaagGCCGTTTCCGTAATCGGATTCGGATACGACCTGACGTCGGATCTCCGCCTCTCCGCCTGCAAGCACGGCCCCTCCGGGTCGGGTCTCATTGAACTGGACCGGACCCGCACCAAGGACTTAGTCGTTCCCGGAAACGTCGTCGTTTCCGCCGCCCCTTCTTCCATCAAGTGTGATAAAGGCGAGCGCACAAGGTTTAGCTCCGACGCCCTCACCTTCAATCAG ATGTCAGCTCATTTTAACCAGGAGTTGTCTCTGTCGGGTAAAATACCATCTGGTCTGTTCAACACAATGTTCGGCTTCAAAGGCTGCTGGCAGAACGATGCGTCCACAACCAAAATTCTCGCGTTTGATGGTTGGTTCATCGGCTTGTACACAATTGAGTTGGAGAGATCTCAACTGAGTTTATGTGATAGCGTGAAAAAGGAAGTGCCGTCTACATGGGATCCTGTTGCTCTTGCTGA GTTTATAGATAAATACGGTACTCATGTTGTCGTTGGGGTTAAAATGGGAGGTAAAGATGTAATTCACATAAAGCagcttcaaaattcaaatctcCAGCCTGCTGAAGTGCAGAAATTGTTGAAGCAGTTAGCAGATGAACGATTCCGTGAAGACGGAGACAAAAACTCCGCAGCTAACTCAGATATATCATCAAGAAAGCCGAAG GTCGAACAATCCATAGTTTGGGATCTTCAGTTACCATTTGCAAGTACAGTGAGACCGCCCGTTGTTTCCCACTCCAAAAATGAA GATTTGTTGAGCATTCATGTTGGACGAGGGGGTTTAGATATCTCCCAAAGTCATAACCAGTGGCTTTCGACCGTTTCTCAATATCCCAATGTCATATCGATGTCTTTTGTGCCTATTGTTTCCCTGCTCAGCGGTGTCCGGGGCAGTGGTTTCTTAAGCCACGCAATCAATCTCTACCTCCGAT ATAAACCACCTCAAGAGGAACTGGCCCAGTTTCTGGAATATCAGTTGCCAAGGCAGTGGGCACCGGCATACAACGATCTTCCTCTCGGACCTCGTCGCAAGAAAAAGTCGTCTCCAGCTCTTCAGTTCTCTCTTTTGGGTCCTAAGCTCTATGTCAATATTGTGAAG GTCGATACGGGTAGCCGGCCTGTCACGGGCATCCGGTTATACTTGGAAGGAAAGAGGAGTGATCACTTGGCAATTCATCTGCAGCATCTATCAACACTCCCTGACTCACTCCAGCTCTCGCCCGACCACAGTTACGAGCCAGACGATGAATCTCTGCACCGCGGTTACTTTGAGCCGGTCAAGTGGAGCATATTCTCACACATATGCACTGCTCCTGTCGAGTACCTCGGTGCACGGATTGACGACTCCGCCTCTATCGTGACGAGGGCGTGGTTCGAGGTCAAGGGGATCGGAATGAAGAAGGTGCTCTTCATGAGGCTTGGGTTCTCGATGGTGGCATCGGCAGTCATCCGTCGGTCCGAATGGGACGGGCCAACCGCGACGTCAAAGAAGTCGGGGTTGATCTCGATGCTGATGACCACACCGTTTAGTACTGCTCTGAATCAACCTCAGAAGCTCCCGCCAAAGGTGGATTTGAACTCGGCCGTGTACCCGGTAGGGCCGCCTTCGCCGGCCAGAGCTCCCAAGATGGCGCATTTTGTCGACACGAAGGAGATGGTGAGGGGGCCGGAAGATACGCCGGGGTATTGGGTGGTGACCGGAGCAAAGCTCTGCGTGGAGAATGGGATGATACGAATCAAAGTGAAGTACTCTCTGTTGACTATAGTTTCTGATGACTCTTTGTTGATATGA